Sequence from the Terriglobales bacterium genome:
GGAAGCCGTGCGCGCGGTCGCCCAGAAACTCGGCATCGCGCTCCCCAAGCAGCAGTTCTCCGGCCCGGGCGAAGCGAAGGAAGCGGCGCTCCGCGGCGCCCTCATCGAGATGCACGAGAAGGCCTGCGTCTTCTTCGAAGAGACCCTGCGCCAGCCCGAGGGCGCCAAGGCGCGCGAGTACCTCTCCGCGCGCGGCCTGAAAGACGCCGACATCCTGGCCTTCCGCCTCGGCTTCGCCCCCGACTCCGGCTTCCTCCTGCGCGACCGCCTGCGCGGACAATACAACGAAGAACAGCTGAAGGCCTCTGGGCTGTTCTCCTGGAAAGACGTGGCGGCCGACGACCGACGGCCGAACGCCGCCGGCCAGCCAACGACCGACCAGAGACCAACCACCCTCTACTCTAAATTCCGCTCGCGCATCACCTTCCCCATCTCCAACGAGATGGGCAGGATCATCGCCTTCACCGGCCGCGCGCTCGCGTCCGACGAAAAAGCCGGACCGAAATATCTCAACTCACCCGAGACGCCCATCTACTCCAAGTCGCGCGTGCTCTACAACCTCGACCGCGCCAAGGAAGCCATCAAGAAGCTCGACTACGCCATCATCGTCGAGGGCCAGATGGACTGCATCGCGGTCTTCACCGCCGGGCTGCACAACGTCATCGCCAGCTCCGGCACCGCGTTCACCGAGACGCAGGTCCGCCTGCTCGGTCGCTACACGCGCAACATCGTGGTGAACTTCGATCCCGACGCGGCCGGCGCGCGCGCCGCCGAGCGCTCGCTCGCGCTGCTCGTCGCCGAAGACTTCCAGATCAAGGTGCTCACGCTCGAAGGCGGCCTCGACCCCGACAACTTCATCCGCAAGCGCGGCGTCGACGCCTACAAGCAGGCCCTCATGGCCGCGCCCCGCTACTTCGATTACCTCATCGAGCGCGCCCGCGCCCAGTTCCCCGTGAAGACGGCGCAGGGCAAGCAGCAGGCGGTGAACTTCCTGCTGCAGCACCTGCAGCACGTGCCCAGCCGCATCGTGCGCGACGAGCTCGCCGCCGACATCGCGCAAAAACTCGGCATCGACTCCAGCGTGCTGCGCCAGGAGATCCGCCACGTCGCCGCCACCCGCGGCACCACCGTGAAAGCCATCGCGCAGGCGCAGGTCACGCCCGCCGAGCGCATCCTCATCCGCGTCCTTGCGGTCACCGCCGACCAGCTCGAGCCCCTGCCCGGCCTCCGCCACCAGGCGCAGTACACCGTGTCGCAGGAGCAACTGCATCTCGGCTTGCCGACCGAGGCGCTGCTCGGCGCGCTCGTCGCCGCCGACCCCGAGACCCTTGACCCGCTTGCCCTCGAACTGAGCGAGAGCGATCGCCACCTGCTCGCCGAGGTGTTGATGCGCGACGACGAGCCGCTCTCCGACGAGCTCATCCACGGCGCGCTCGAAGCGCTGCGTCGCCGCCACCTCGAGCGACGCCAGCAGCAGGTGCGCGCCCGCATCGCCGACGCCGAGCGCAAGAACGATGCCGCCGCGCTCGCCCAGCTTCTGCAGGAAAAGCAGCGCATCGACAAAGACCTCTCCGCGCTATGATCGTTCGACCG
This genomic interval carries:
- the dnaG gene encoding DNA primase; protein product: MANPGDFAYTVKQQADIVRIVGDYVKLKKTGAQNFGGLCPFHQEKTPSFSVHATKQFYHCFGCGVSGDVFSFVQKIENVSFPEAVRAVAQKLGIALPKQQFSGPGEAKEAALRGALIEMHEKACVFFEETLRQPEGAKAREYLSARGLKDADILAFRLGFAPDSGFLLRDRLRGQYNEEQLKASGLFSWKDVAADDRRPNAAGQPTTDQRPTTLYSKFRSRITFPISNEMGRIIAFTGRALASDEKAGPKYLNSPETPIYSKSRVLYNLDRAKEAIKKLDYAIIVEGQMDCIAVFTAGLHNVIASSGTAFTETQVRLLGRYTRNIVVNFDPDAAGARAAERSLALLVAEDFQIKVLTLEGGLDPDNFIRKRGVDAYKQALMAAPRYFDYLIERARAQFPVKTAQGKQQAVNFLLQHLQHVPSRIVRDELAADIAQKLGIDSSVLRQEIRHVAATRGTTVKAIAQAQVTPAERILIRVLAVTADQLEPLPGLRHQAQYTVSQEQLHLGLPTEALLGALVAADPETLDPLALELSESDRHLLAEVLMRDDEPLSDELIHGALEALRRRHLERRQQQVRARIADAERKNDAAALAQLLQEKQRIDKDLSAL